In Etheostoma spectabile isolate EspeVRDwgs_2016 chromosome 20, UIUC_Espe_1.0, whole genome shotgun sequence, the following are encoded in one genomic region:
- the LOC116670571 gene encoding adhesion G-protein coupled receptor G2 has translation MVISTDDGNSAKMCWNSNAVVHQGVNIGYYAVVFIFTFILFIMTVQRIVLQNTAAGKAQATSSIKTNSFSILGLFLQLGITWAFAVFSYGPLLIASYYIFTILNSFQGFFLFIYYFNSSTIAREDRSFTASGSTTDTSNTVVTNPH, from the exons ATGGTCATTTCCACCGATGATGGGAATTCAGCAAAAAT GTGCTGGAACTCTAATGCTGTTGTCCACCAGGGGGTGAACATTGGTTACTATGCTGTAGTGTTCATCTTCACCTTCATCCTATTTATCATGACTGTGCAGAGGATTGTTCTCCAGAACACTGCAGCAGGGAAAGCTCAAGCCACCAGCTCCATCAAGACAAACTCTTTCTCCATTCTAGGCCTGTTCCTCCAGCTCGGCATCACCTGGGCTTTTGCTGTTTTCAGCTACGGACCTCTACTCATAGCCTCCTACTACATCTTCACCATCCTCAACTCCTTTCAAG GTTTCTTCCTGTTCATCTATTATTTCAATTCCAGCACCATCGCTAGAGAGGACCGAAGCTTTACAGCCAGCGGTAGCACCACAGACACATCAAACACAGTTGTTACAAATCCACATTGA